The region cccaaggccaacacacacacacacacacacacacacacacacacacacacacacacacatacatgagagACAGACTAGATTTCTCTCTGTATTCCCTATCCTAAAGAGTATCTGGGATAAGGCAATAAGATTGAATTTTTAGGAAAAACTGTATTAAAGATGCAGTCAACTAATAGTTCTGCTCACCACAGAATCACATGTGAAGCCTGATTCTAAAGTCTGAGGACTGGATTTCTTTTTCATAAATATGTTGACTCGTAGGTATAGATGAGGGCCTCCTTCAAAATAGCCATTCTGCAAAGTTCTAAACTTAACTACATTTCTGTTTTCAAACAGTTCTCTGGAGTAGCTTTCAGGGGCTGTGAATGCTCTCAATGGTGGCTCTTAGAgaagtaaatattattttcaaaaacaaCCAGGGGCTATTCTGAACCAGACCTGATGAATTAAGGGAAGAGTCACACTTAAGGCCAAGAAGGCTAACTTTAAAGTACCCAagcagatttttctttgttgagttTATACTCAGCCCCAGAAGGCAGTATCCAAAGACAAACCCCTATCGTGAAGTCACCATGTCATAGAGCTTGATGTAAAATCAAGGTTTAAGTTGGAGAGTGGAGGGCATGGTAATTTCATAGAAGGAGACCCCACCTGCTATGGGTAGGCAATCTTTCAAGGGTCTCTTCTCTGCAGAAGTATTTCTTCAGATCCAGATACACACTATTTCATGGGGCCAGAGTTCCAAGTAGTACAAGTAGTTCCAAATAGTACTGCCTTAAACCAACTTTTAATCCCTCAATacgggtcttttgttgttgttgttgttatctatGAAAGTTAAGTTAGACCTAGTGAAGAATGTCCAGTGAGTCTCAGGTTTATTCTCCCCGACTCAAGGGGCAGAAATGAAAGGCTCTGAAGACAAACATTCCCTTTCTGGGAAAGGAAGACCTTGTCAGCAGCGGGAGCTGTCCAGCAACTGCGTTAATTCACTCTGGAGATAGGGAGCTCTCAGGACTGGGAGGAGTTGTAGCAGAAACTGGTTGTTATGGGAACCTGTAGGCAGAAGTGGTCTGTACTGTGAGAGATGCTTGGGCGCTAGAACAGTGACCTTTCAGGGCGAACCCTAGCCCCATCTACACAATACCTGGCACTTGGGAGGCCCCAGGAAGTTactggagagagaaggaaagaagagcatAGTGCATCTTGTTAAGCCCCATCAAGTGAAAGAAGCCTGAGGCTCAGCTAGATGCAAGACATGAGAGAAACATAGGGAGCCAACAGGTAAGACTTTCCTCGAGCATTTTTTTAAGGGTGGGGACAGCGTAGATAGGAGCCATCGCTCCATGCATCCGAAGTCTCATAGCACCACTACGGAAGCGCAATACGTTTGAAGGGGACAGGATTCCCCttcaaaggggaaggggaaaggggaggcccAAGACCACTACGCACCCTTTTTAAACTCCTCCAGCACCGTGTCCAGCCGGGTGTCATTGAAGACGCAGTGCAGGGGCCGGTTGTAGAAGCGGGTGACGGTGAGAAGCGGGGTGCAGTCATCGGGGTCCACGAAGGCCAAGTCTTTGACAAACAGAATGTCCACGATGTTGTGCCTCTGGTCGCCCTCGTACACGGGGATGCGCGTGTAGCCGCTGCGGAGGATCTCGGAGACGGTGGCGAAGTCGAGCACGGCGTCGGAGCGCAGCATGAAGCAGTCCCCCAGCGGGGTCAGCACCTCCTCCACCACCTTGGTGCGCAACTCCAGGGCGCCCTGGATGATGTTGAGCTCCTCCTTCACCAGGTCGCTGTAAGGGTCCGCGGCCCGCAGCGTCTCCAGCAGCTTCTCCCGCGTGTAGAAGGTGCTGATCTCCTGGCGCAGCGCCCAGTCCAGCAGGCGGCCCAGCGGGTAGCACACGGGGAAGGCGGCCGCCATCAGGAGCCGGGTCAGGCACACGCTGTGCGAGGCGATGGCCAGCCCGTGCCGGGAACACACCGAGTAAGGGCAGATCTCGGCCCCCAGGAACACGGCGCCGGTGCACACGAGCGCGGGCAGCCACGGGAAGTGGACGGCAGCGTCGCCGTAGTCTTCCCCGGTGTCCCCGACGCCCGGCGGCAGCGAGGCGTAGAGCCAGCCGGCCAGGACCGCGTTGGCTCCGGCTTGGCCCAGGAGCAGAGTGCAGAGCAGATGGGTCCCCCTGCCGCGCACGGCCTGCACGCGGCGCGCCTGCTCCTGCTCGGCGGCCGAGCCACTGTTCCGCAGCACCCGTAACTCCACCGGGTCCAGCGAGAGCAGGCTCAGGCGCAGGCCGCTGAACAGGGCGGACAGGGCCAGCAGCAGGAGCGCTCCGAGCGCCCGCAGCCACGCGGGCGGCAGCAGGTCCCCACCGGGGCCGGAGAGCCGCGGGCGGACGCGCAGCAGGAAGCCGCCGGCGGCGCCGTGGTGGTGCCAAGCGCGCCCGTCCCAGGCGCACAGCGAGAAGAGcttcccgccgccgcccgcgccgccgcgcTCCGCCTCACCCTTGCGCAGCTCTCGCACCCGCACCTGGACCAGGGCCGAGCCCGCCACGCCCCCGGGACGCAGGGGCCCCAGGACCTCCACGTCGGATGCCCAGTCGCTCTGCTCGCGGCAGCGCTGCGGGCCCGGGGAGCGCGTGGGGAGCGCGCTGGGCGTCCCGCCGCTCCCTCCGGGGGGCTCCTCGATGAACACGAGCCGGGGGGCCCAATCGCCCGTGCTGTTCTCCGCCGGGACCGCGGtgggcgcgggcgcggcgggcgcgccgGGGCCCGGCTGGAAGTAGACGCGCAGGAGGAAGCTGGTGCCTTCGGCCGCGCGCAGGGTGCCCCCCTCCAGGGACACGCGGCCTCCCGCCGTGTCTTCAGGCCGCAGCCCCAGCAGCCaagcggcggcggccgggggccgaggagacagagagaagaagagCAGCAGCACCGCGCCCCGGCTGCAGCAAGCCCGGGGCCTGACGCCCAccgcggcggcggctgctgctgctgccgccgctgccgccgccgccgccgccgccgccgccgccgccgccgccatcctGCACCCGGCGCGGCTGCACGTGATACTGCAGAAGCCGAGCGGGAgccggagggaggaggaggaggagccgcagCCCGGGATCCGGCCCCAGGCAGGTCACCAcgcgtgccccctccccccctgcgcGCGTGGGCCGCAGGCTGTGGAGAGGGGAGCCCGCGGGACACCTCAGTCCGTGGGAACTGCAGCCTCGAGGACGCCGAGCTTAGCGCAGGGCCTGCGATTCCAGCACGGAAACCCTGCCGGCCCCCATTGGCCCAGGCAATTTCCCAGCGTCTCCTCGCCGCTGGCCTTCGCATTCCAGTTCAAAGACATTCCAGAGGCCAGCCTTGAATCTCTGAAAAGGTTCACGTTTGGTCTCAGATCCGACTGACTTTGCATATTATTTAAGTGCGTGGTGGAAATCCCAATGTCCATGAATAAGCAATGCAAAGTAAATTGCGATAGCAatatgcaacaaaataaatactgtgCAGCACGAAAAAGAATGCCATCTGTGCCCCGTGCTTGTGATACCGACAAGTCTCGAAAGTAATGGTTGGCAAAATAACAAGGTGCAGAACAACGTTGCCATGTGAAAGCATTTGGGAATAAACTTAAatggacacatgcacacattagCAAGAAACGTAGTTGTTTGTGCTTTTAGGGAGCAAGGTGAGATTCTGGAAACTTGGTGGAAAGAGCCATTCAAAACTATGAATTCAGGGGAAGCTGCCAAAAACAATGCACAGAGATCTTTGTGCTTCCACTCATTTCCCCACTGGTTATAGCTTAATTATAGTACAGTGTCAAAGATCCAGACTGACATTGGTATAGTTCTGTATCATTTTATCACATGTAAACTCaccacaataaaaatacaaatctgtCACCACAAAGATCtggaatacttttttttaatttttttggtactaggaattgaactcatgcCCCCCACTTACCACTGGTTTCACAGTGCCAGCccctttttgcattagttattttggaggaagggtcttgctttatgcctaggCTGCCATCTAGCTGGGATAGCAAGCACAGTAACCCTTGCCAGcctttggttgagatggaatctgatGAGCTTTTATGCCTCAGCAGGCGTCGAACTGCAGTCTTCACATCTCTGCCTCTCATATCCTTAGGATGGCAGGTTTGAGCCATTGCTCCCTCAGCTAACCACGATCTGAAAGACTTTTTAACTGAATTTCTTGCATTATTTGTTCTTGCCATGGGTCAGGATTGTTTGattatgcatttatttaaaagttttacCTAGTAGGATTCACTTTTTGGTATGTGTTCTATGAGTTTTGGTCAATGTGTTGTTAGAGTGTTCCTGGGGTGTAGCTTTGTGATAGCATACAGAGGGGCTCTTGGGTCAGTCTCCAGCACCAAATAGAAAAAGGAAGCTCCGTTTTCCATCTCTCGCATCACTTCACAGAATGTTATATAAATAGTGTAACAACTGTGTCACACTTTTTGATCTGGCATTCCCTTACTAAACTAGCAAAATACATTTAAGATTTGGCCATTATGTCATCTTTACTAGTTAATTCCTCTGTATGGCTGACTAGTATTCCATTATTATTTGGATGTGTCAGTTTGTGTAGCTTAAAGGCATTAAGTTATTCTCTGCTTTTTGACAATTAGGAATAAGGAGCTATAAAcaactgggtgttttttttttttccggtcctggggcttgaacttagggcctgggcactgaaccctgagcttcttttgctgaaggctagcactttactgcttgagccacagtgccacttttggccttttctgtttatgtgatactgaggaattgaacccagggtttcatgcatgctaggcaagaactctaccactaagccacattcccagcccctggtatagGTGTTTGTGtaaatctgttttcatttctcttgagtgACTTTACCCAGGTCTGCACAATAATTTAATCAATTACTTGTATAGACTGaagtcaaagattttttttttttttttttttttggccagtcctgggccttggactcagggcctgagcactgtccctggcttcttcccgctcaaggctagcactctgccacttgagtcacagcgccgcttctggccgttttctgtatatgtggtgctggggaatcgaacctagggcctcgtgtatccgaggcaggcactcttgccactaggctatatccccagcccctcaaagattttttaaaaaagaagttttaaTTCAAAAAATCGGTGCTAGGGATTAAACTGGGTCTCACATAGCCAGCACACAAatgaccactgagctacaccccataATTCACAAATAACAATTGTATATATCTATAGGGTATACTACGATGTTTTCATATCTGCATGCTGTATTATGCAATGATTAGATCAGTGTGATTAACATATCCCTTCGAATACCTTCGTGGTGTAAACACTTAAAATCCTATG is a window of Perognathus longimembris pacificus isolate PPM17 chromosome 2, ASM2315922v1, whole genome shotgun sequence DNA encoding:
- the Cnnm1 gene encoding metal transporter CNNM1, which translates into the protein MAAAAAAAAAAAAAAAAAAAAAAAVGVRPRACCSRGAVLLLFFSLSPRPPAAAAWLLGLRPEDTAGGRVSLEGGTLRAAEGTSFLLRVYFQPGPGAPAAPAPTAVPAENSTGDWAPRLVFIEEPPGGSGGTPSALPTRSPGPQRCREQSDWASDVEVLGPLRPGGVAGSALVQVRVRELRKGEAERGGAGGGGKLFSLCAWDGRAWHHHGAAGGFLLRVRPRLSGPGGDLLPPAWLRALGALLLLALSALFSGLRLSLLSLDPVELRVLRNSGSAAEQEQARRVQAVRGRGTHLLCTLLLGQAGANAVLAGWLYASLPPGVGDTGEDYGDAAVHFPWLPALVCTGAVFLGAEICPYSVCSRHGLAIASHSVCLTRLLMAAAFPVCYPLGRLLDWALRQEISTFYTREKLLETLRAADPYSDLVKEELNIIQGALELRTKVVEEVLTPLGDCFMLRSDAVLDFATVSEILRSGYTRIPVYEGDQRHNIVDILFVKDLAFVDPDDCTPLLTVTRFYNRPLHCVFNDTRLDTVLEEFKKGKSHLAIVQRVNNEGEGDPFYEVMGIVTLEDIIEEIIKSEILDETDLYTDNRKKQRVPHRERKRHDFSLFKLSDSEMRVKISPQLLLATHRFMATEVEPFKSLYLSEKILLRLLKHPHVIQELKFDERNKKAPEHYLYQRNRPVDYFMLLLQGKVEVEVGKEGLRFENGAFTYYGVPAIMTTACSDNDVRKVGSLAGSSVFLNRSPSRCSGLNRSESPNRERSDFGGSNTQLYSSSNNLYTPDYSVHILSDVQFVKITRQQYQNALTACHMDSSPQSPDMEAFTDGDSTKAPTTRGTPQTPKDDPALTLLSNRTSLPGSRSDGLRSPGEVVYLRMEELDFTQGEATDVLEHKAQPLSLSPTAVPTTTASDPECCPISLDPETSPCSSDFEETMGKKLLRTLSGRKRKRSADGERTSEENSNLRPLIT